Genomic DNA from Anthonomus grandis grandis chromosome 5, icAntGran1.3, whole genome shotgun sequence:
GGATATGCCTAGAAAGTTGCTACGTATTGAGAGAACAGGGCAGTTGCCAAGTATTTGCTCCATTGTATCATCCTGATGGTTGCATGTCCTGCATAGTggagtttaattttaaaaaggcgACCATTTAATTGACATTGACCAATTAGGATGTCTATTATAAGACGTAGTTTCTCTTTAGTCAGAGGCAATTTGCGGATAAGTTTtagtttaactttttttaaaaacataaagtcattcaacattaaatttaatttaaaaatataaatagataattttaatataatttttcgattttctctaaaaataaactatGGCTTCTAATGCGACTGACTTTGTTTATGTCATGCTTCTGGCTGGCACAGTCTTTAAGATCTAAGCCCCGTAAAAACACTAcctaaattttctaaaaaataacataccTGGCTTGTTAACCTCTGAACATCGCCCTTAAGACTCTCGATGGTTTTAGCAATTTCTTGAGATATGTCTACATGAGGATGAGCACGTGTACGTGATCTTGATACGTGCGGCACCCCATTAGGTACTAAATGTGTTGCTTGTTCGCTACTGGCCACATTGCCATTTGGCACAACCTTAACCTCCACAATATCTGATTGCAACTGGTTTGGCAactgtatataatataatattaagaaataactTATTAACATAAgactatataaaaatacatacttCTATTGTGTCAATGTATTCATCGTCACTATGGTCTGAATCTTCAGCTTTTGAGCTCGGCGATACAGAGCGTGAAGAAGAGAGATTTGAAATAAACCTTATCGGAGATCCCTCCCTtgaagctaaaataaatcatttagtTAACAAATTTCGCGTTAAATTAGCACTCGTTTAACCTAAAGGAGAGTTGGGTTGTGACCTAACTTTTTCCAAAACATCTCCAGCGACAAGCTCTAAATCATCAAAATTAATGCCATCTAATTCATTTGTAGGAGCTTCCAGGAAGTTGGCAACCTTATCAGAATAGCTCATTGTCTCGACAAtcctataaaaatgttttaaaagcattagttataatttaaaaaaacggggttattttaaaaagggaCAGGCCCTTCTTTCTTGCAAGCCTTtaacaattataattattagtgTTCACTAAACTTACGAATGCAACTCATCCACATATTTCGTCATAGCATCGTTTTTCGACATATCGCCCAACTTTTTCCAGGCGTCATATTTGGCACGGCCAACCACGTCCCAAAATGCAGGCCTACTGCCAAAACATGGTCCCTGGGTGGCCTGTTTGAAATAAGCATAG
This window encodes:
- the LOC126736086 gene encoding acyl-CoA-binding domain-containing protein 5 codes for the protein MTTEEKFNAAVNVIRSLPKNGSYQPSNELMLRFYAYFKQATQGPCFGSRPAFWDVVGRAKYDAWKKLGDMSKNDAMTKYVDELHSIVETMSYSDKVANFLEAPTNELDGINFDDLELVAGDVLEKVRSQPNSPLASREGSPIRFISNLSSSRSVSPSSKAEDSDHSDDEYIDTIELPNQLQSDIVEVKVVPNGNVASSEQATHLVPNGVPHVSRSRTRAHPHVDISQEIAKTIESLKGDVQRLTSQVNALEMSERKMSVRKKGFFTGLQPQIIVFIITWPFIASLIINRWLLRRK